The Gloeocapsa sp. PCC 73106 nucleotide sequence CAGAAATAGCCGCAATCTTAAATCTCTCCATCGCAGAAGTAAATCAATACTTAAATTCTTGACTATTAACATTTAATTAAAAATCTCCCGCATAAAGTCGGGAGAAGATGTCAAACTTTCTCGAACGAGGAAATTGAAGCTAATTAATCATCGTAAAGGCGACATTCGTCAGCATCAGGGTTAGCATCGCAGTATTTCTCAAAATTGGTTTTAATCGGTTGATTTTGACGTTGATGAGACGCTTCTGCTTGTAACTCTTCGACAACATCCCAAGCTGCTGCACAATCAGAGGAATTAGATCCCGAAGTGCTACATACTTCTCTAGCTTGTTCTAGTTCTTGTTCAATTTGTTTTTTGATGTCGTTGGTCATAATACCTCTTATTCTAGATATTAGTCATTATAGAATTCCATTTCCATCCTAACCGTTTTTCCGATTTATCGAAAATATACACCCAAATTAACCATAAAATGATGTAGAGTTAGACAAAAAGAAAACTATGACTAATCAGCATATCGAGTGGATTAACGTCTTGTCAACCCGTCCTTCCCTAGAAGGCGCTTTAGATGAAATAGCGGAGAAAGTCGAGCCTTCCTGGGCCAAAACAGCTAACCTAGGCATTTTATTCGTTGCTTCAGCTTATGTCAGCGAGTATTCTCGGGTTATACCCCTACTGCGAGAAAAATTGCCACTGGGTCTAATTATTGGTTGTGGTGGTGGTGGAATCGTGGGGATGAAATCAGCAGATGAAGTGTTAGAAATAGAAGGAAATACAGCTATTAGTTTAACCATCATAAACCTGCCAGAAATAGAAGTTACTCCTTTTTATCTCAAAGCTGAACAGTTACCCGACTTAGATAGTTCTCCTCAAACTTGGATAGATTTGGTGGGTGTGTCTCCAGAAAAAGAACCCCAGTTTATCCTGTTATCTGATCCTTTTTCCTCTAGAATCAACGATTTACTGCAGGGATTAGATTTTGCTTATCCTGGTTCCCTCAAAATCGGAGGTTTAGCTAGTTCTAGTGCTACGGGAAATAGTTCTGGTTTATTCTATCACAATCAGAATGATCCTAGTCCCGACCTCTATAATGAAGGCACTCTAGGAGTTGCCATCAGTGGTGAAATCATCTTGGAAACTATTGTAGCACAGGGGTGTAGACCGATTGGGGAACCTTATCAAATCGCCGAAGGTGAACGCAATATCATTTTAAAATTAGCCACAGAAGAAAAATTCCGCCCCCCCTTAGCGATTTTACAAGACTTGATTAATACCCTCGATGAACACGATCACGATTTAGCACAACATTCTCTATTTCTGGGAATCGCTCGAGATGAATTTAAGTCTGAGTTAACCCAAGGAGATTTTCTGATTCGCAATCTACTTGGGGTTGATCCTCGCTTGGGTGCGATCGCAGTGGGAGACCGCATTCGTCCGGGTCAACGCATTCAGTTTCATCTACGGGATGCTCGTACCTCCGCAGAGGACCTAGAATTATTGTTAACTGACTACCAACAACAAAAAGACTATCTCTGGGCTCCTGTGGGAGCGCTACTGTTCTCTTGTCTAGGAAGAGGTGAAAGACTCTATGGTAAGCCTAATTTTGATTCCCAATTGTTTCGCAGTTACTTCCAAAATATACCCCTAGGAGGTTTTTTCTGTAGCGGTGAAATTGGACCCGTAGGCAATAATACTTTTTTACATGGTTATACTTCGGCTTTCGGTATTTTTAGTAAAAGCGTACTGTGATTATCGATGAGGTTTGGGTATCCTTCCGGGCTTTTGGCGCCAAATCTCTCTAAATATCCACCGATTGGCTCGGGTAAATCACTAAAGTCGAATATAGCATCTCCTGCGGCTATATCCGCCCAAAAGTAACGTAGTTTGGGAGTGATTAGATCTGCAACATCTGGAGCTAAATTAAAAGGATATCCCGTCAATAATTTCAACATAAACACATCAGATTTTTGCGCCATAGACTCCCTGGAACTTAGCTGTAGATTTTCCCAACCTGGGACATTTTTGACTCGATGGGAAGAAATAGATAATTTCACCTGTTGATTTTGATCGCACTGTAAATCCAAAACGCGATAAGGATGAGGATAGCTAACCGTTGAACCAGTGGTAATTTCGGTTAATTCCCCTTCAGTGGCTACATCCTGAACGTGCAAATGACCCGTAATAACTAGTTTGACTCCATATTTACGCAATATTTGCTTTAAAGTTTCCGCATTGTCCAACATATACCTTTTTCCTAGTTGATGCTGAGATTGTCCTGGTAGATGTTCGATAACATTGTGGTGAATCATCACTAGCACTAACTTGTTTTCTATCTCAGCTAAAGTAGTGTCTAACCATAATAATTGCTCTTCATCTAGACTACCCAATTGTTGACCATCTGCATCGAATCGATTGGAATTGAGTCCAATTAGCTGTAAACCTGGTAAAACCTCTCGAGAATAGTAAAGCTTGGAAGAGTCAGCGTAGCCAAAATCCTGATAATAAACAGAAAAATCTCTGAGTGCAATATATCCCTCAAACTCCGATAGATACCTAACGTCGTGATTTCCGGGCACAACATAGACGGGATAGGGTAAACTAGCTAGACGCTCTTGTAACCAGCGATGATTGTCTTTTTCTCCATCCTGGGTAAGATCTCCAGGCATCAACAATAAATCTATGTTAAGCTGTTCTAAATGATTGAAAGCCGTTTCTAAAGCAGGAATACTAACTTCAATAAGATGAAAACGATTAGGGTTATTCTCGATTGTATGGGGTAGTCCTACGTGGGGATCGCTAATGATTGCCAAGCGATAGTTAAAAGTCATATTTAATGATGTTAATATTAGTCCTTTCTGATTAAATTCTAGAATATTTTTATCATCAATGGTTAGAGTTAGAGTTCGTCAACACGTTAATCCCCTGAGTTTTAAATATCAACAACCGATTCAACTTCCTGATTGGTCTACAGTCTATACTAACATTAATCAGCCTTTTCATTTAGATCTAGGTTGCGCTAGAGGGAAGTTTTTAATTTCCTTGGCGCAAATTCAAACCGAGATGAACTTTTTAGGTATAGAAATTCGTCAACCTTTGGTTAAAGATGCTACTAAGGAAGTAGAAAAGTTGGGTTTGAAGAATGTTTATTTTTTATTCGGTAATGCTAACAATTATTTAAAACAAATTCTAGCATCTATACCCCAACTTCAGTTACAGAGCGTCACTATTCAGTTTCCTGACCCCTGGTTTAAAAAGCGTCACGAAAAACGCAAAATCGTACAACAAGATTTGGTAAATGTACTAGATGAATATCTACTCCCAGGAGGAATAGTATTTTTACAATCAGATTTAGAAAAGATAGCTCAAGAAATGTGCGATCGCTTTATTATTCATCCCGGATTTACTAAAAAACACCCAGAAACTTGGTTAGAGCTTAATCCTTTTTCGATAGCCACAGAAAGAGAGAAAGTCACTCTAGATAAAAATCAACCAGTTTATCGAGTCTTGTTCCAAAAAAATCTCATTTAACCAGACTATGCTAATATCATAGCTATAACTATTTGAACAAGGTACCTATGAAACTAAGTAGATTACTGCTCACAGCGATGTGCATCGTCACAGTAAGTTTTTCCAGCTTAACTTTACCCAGTATGGCCAGCGTTATTAACCCGGTTAACTCCTTAACTCAAGAATATCATCTACTTGGATTCTTCGACAATCTGTTCAATAAAACTGAAGCAACGAGTAAAAAAGTAGAAGGACAAATTCAAGAGAAAACAGGAGAGTTAACCGATAATCCCCAAGACCAAATTGTTGGTAAAGCCAAACAAGCACAAGGGGAAACCACGGACATGGTAGGAGATATCAAAAAAGCGATCACCGACGCTACCGAAGAAGCTTCTAAAAATTTAGAAGAATTAGGTACTAAAGCCACACAAGCAATGGAAAACTTACAAAAATAAACTGACTGTATAAAACAACACCCCACTAAGTTTCTTTGCACTTGATGGGGTGTTGCTATAAGTTAAATAATAAACGCTTCGGCAGTTTTCAAACTATCAGTAACCGACGCAGAAGATAACTCAGGAAATATATCTAATAATTGTTCATATTTCTCTGTCTTACCTAAAGCCATAGATAAATCACTTGTATCAGAACAACCACATAATCTAGGATACTGTCGCGAGGTAATTAGTCTATCGGTATCATAGAATTGAGCTTCGAGTCCAGCATAAATATCCTCTAAAACTTCTGGATCTGCAATAGGAGTTCTGGCAATAATAAACAGAAAGTCACGGTCAGAATCGCCTATAACCGCATAAGTATAGTCTCCTTCTGGATCAGCAGGATCTTCAACTAAATCCAAAATCCAGTATTCTTCACCAAAATTAGACCCTTCGAAAAAGATCTCTAACTCTGCATTAGTTTCTGGATTAGTGACGACTCCTACTCCGTCTATAGTTATTTGGGGACCTCTAGGACCACCTCTATTACAAGAATTGAAAATACTGATACTGCTATCGTCAATAACTTCGTAAGTTGCGGTAACACAAGAACAACCAACTTGAAAAATATTGGGAGTTCTGGCGACTTCGTACCAAAGACCGTCATAACGTTCTAGATCCACGAAATCGACTGTTTCTACAGGAGGTAATGTCATTTCCATATCTGTTAGGTTGAAACTCTAATTTTTCACTTTTAGAGTAGCTAAAAAAAGTTAGAATAACAAGATTTTTTTTAGAAAATATTTACGTTAAAATAGCCTAATATTTAGTAAGTTAAAATACTTAGAAAAACCGGGTAAGGAGAGAATAAATAGAGTGAAGATTTTAGTCGTTGGTAATGGGGGTAGAGAACACGCTATAGCTTGGAAACT carries:
- a CDS encoding metallophosphoesterase; its protein translation is MTFNYRLAIISDPHVGLPHTIENNPNRFHLIEVSIPALETAFNHLEQLNIDLLLMPGDLTQDGEKDNHRWLQERLASLPYPVYVVPGNHDVRYLSEFEGYIALRDFSVYYQDFGYADSSKLYYSREVLPGLQLIGLNSNRFDADGQQLGSLDEEQLLWLDTTLAEIENKLVLVMIHHNVIEHLPGQSQHQLGKRYMLDNAETLKQILRKYGVKLVITGHLHVQDVATEGELTEITTGSTVSYPHPYRVLDLQCDQNQQVKLSISSHRVKNVPGWENLQLSSRESMAQKSDVFMLKLLTGYPFNLAPDVADLITPKLRYFWADIAAGDAIFDFSDLPEPIGGYLERFGAKSPEGYPNLIDNHSTLLLKIPKAEV
- a CDS encoding CsbD family protein is translated as MKLSRLLLTAMCIVTVSFSSLTLPSMASVINPVNSLTQEYHLLGFFDNLFNKTEATSKKVEGQIQEKTGELTDNPQDQIVGKAKQAQGETTDMVGDIKKAITDATEEASKNLEELGTKATQAMENLQK
- the trmB gene encoding tRNA (guanosine(46)-N7)-methyltransferase TrmB yields the protein MVRVRVRQHVNPLSFKYQQPIQLPDWSTVYTNINQPFHLDLGCARGKFLISLAQIQTEMNFLGIEIRQPLVKDATKEVEKLGLKNVYFLFGNANNYLKQILASIPQLQLQSVTIQFPDPWFKKRHEKRKIVQQDLVNVLDEYLLPGGIVFLQSDLEKIAQEMCDRFIIHPGFTKKHPETWLELNPFSIATEREKVTLDKNQPVYRVLFQKNLI
- a CDS encoding lipocalin family protein — protein: MTLPPVETVDFVDLERYDGLWYEVARTPNIFQVGCSCVTATYEVIDDSSISIFNSCNRGGPRGPQITIDGVGVVTNPETNAELEIFFEGSNFGEEYWILDLVEDPADPEGDYTYAVIGDSDRDFLFIIARTPIADPEVLEDIYAGLEAQFYDTDRLITSRQYPRLCGCSDTSDLSMALGKTEKYEQLLDIFPELSSASVTDSLKTAEAFII
- a CDS encoding Calvin cycle protein CP12: MTNDIKKQIEQELEQAREVCSTSGSNSSDCAAAWDVVEELQAEASHQRQNQPIKTNFEKYCDANPDADECRLYDD
- a CDS encoding FIST C-terminal domain-containing protein, producing MTNQHIEWINVLSTRPSLEGALDEIAEKVEPSWAKTANLGILFVASAYVSEYSRVIPLLREKLPLGLIIGCGGGGIVGMKSADEVLEIEGNTAISLTIINLPEIEVTPFYLKAEQLPDLDSSPQTWIDLVGVSPEKEPQFILLSDPFSSRINDLLQGLDFAYPGSLKIGGLASSSATGNSSGLFYHNQNDPSPDLYNEGTLGVAISGEIILETIVAQGCRPIGEPYQIAEGERNIILKLATEEKFRPPLAILQDLINTLDEHDHDLAQHSLFLGIARDEFKSELTQGDFLIRNLLGVDPRLGAIAVGDRIRPGQRIQFHLRDARTSAEDLELLLTDYQQQKDYLWAPVGALLFSCLGRGERLYGKPNFDSQLFRSYFQNIPLGGFFCSGEIGPVGNNTFLHGYTSAFGIFSKSVL